The following are from one region of the Patescibacteria group bacterium genome:
- a CDS encoding murein L,D-transpeptidase codes for MLQTEFAERIGNRAEIDSDYQNEIIQDALRRFAAADIKESQYFLYADRNSERQLIFVCFFDYDSKEIVEIGREKISTGNPQRKGDYFFTPTGIFKNTVKNSSYRALGTKNEQGWRGLGEKGSRVWDFGWQRSYKIINGAKMFIDIRLLLHATDPDFGEQRLGERDSKGCIRISGNLNRFLDHFGIIDKDYEKQRHWSLEKSRNPVFYQGEYLLVGDSGEFAEKNKAGG; via the coding sequence ATGCTCCAAACAGAGTTCGCCGAAAGAATCGGAAATAGGGCAGAGATTGATTCGGATTATCAGAATGAAATTATCCAGGACGCTTTGAGAAGATTTGCGGCGGCCGACATTAAGGAAAGCCAGTATTTTCTGTATGCGGACAGGAATTCCGAGCGCCAGTTGATTTTTGTCTGTTTTTTTGATTATGACAGCAAAGAAATTGTTGAGATCGGTAGAGAGAAAATTTCAACCGGAAATCCGCAAAGGAAAGGGGATTATTTTTTTACGCCTACCGGCATTTTCAAAAACACGGTTAAAAATTCCAGCTATAGGGCGTTGGGAACAAAAAATGAACAGGGCTGGCGCGGACTGGGAGAAAAGGGGAGCCGGGTTTGGGATTTCGGCTGGCAGAGAAGCTATAAAATTATTAATGGCGCGAAGATGTTTATTGATATCCGCCTTTTATTACACGCTACTGATCCGGATTTCGGGGAGCAGAGATTGGGGGAGCGAGATTCAAAGGGTTGCATAAGAATTTCCGGGAATTTGAACAGATTTCTAGACCATTTCGGAATCATTGATAAGGATTACGAGAAACAAAGGCACTGGTCTTTGGAAAAAAGCAGAAATCCGGTTTTTTATCAGGGGGAATACCTCTTGGTTGGAGATTCGGGAGAATTTGCAGAAAAAAATAAAGCTGGAGGGTAA
- the gyrB gene encoding DNA topoisomerase (ATP-hydrolyzing) subunit B: MAKNNILKKKETKSAYGAEQITVLEGLEPVRKRPGMYIGSTSATGLHHLIWEVVDNGIDEAMAGFATEIGVTLLSESMVEISDNGRGIPVDKHKATGLSALETVLTKLHAGGKFGENGGYKVSGGLHGVGVSVVNALSEYLKAEVHRDGKIWVQEYKRGKPLKKVKPAGASKKTGTIITFKPDTTIFTELEFNWGKVLDRLRQQAYLTKGITIRVSDRRSGHREKDYKFHFEGGIKSYIKALNRGETVKNETIFYVEKEINNSKVEVALQYNDQFNETVMSFANNINNPEGGTHLVGFRTALTRTLNSYARNHNLLKEKEENLTGDDVREGLTAIVSVKLTDPQFEGQTKSKLGNAEMKTYVEQVFGDSFMIFLEEHPKEAEAIIGKCVLSAQARIAARTARASILRKGALDGMTLPGKLSDCSSRHPEECELYIVEGDSAGGSAKQGRDRKFQAILPLRGKILNVERARLDKMLANNEIKNLVIALGTNIDEQFDLAKLRYHRVIIMTDADVDGAHIRTLLLTLFFRHFAPLVTNGNLYIAQPPLYQVKKGTAIKYAYSDEEKERIVKDLGGEVIEVEEKEAEENEEAENIEEKEEVKKKTANRITIQRYKGLGEMNPVQLWETTMNPEQRIIKQVTVEDAAAADKIFDMLMGDDVAPRKHFIQTHAKKVENLDI; encoded by the coding sequence ATGGCAAAAAACAATATCTTAAAGAAAAAAGAAACAAAATCCGCTTATGGCGCTGAACAAATAACGGTTTTGGAAGGCCTGGAGCCGGTGCGCAAAAGGCCGGGTATGTATATTGGCTCAACTTCCGCCACGGGATTGCATCATTTAATTTGGGAAGTTGTGGACAACGGCATTGACGAGGCCATGGCCGGCTTTGCCACGGAAATCGGCGTCACCTTGTTATCGGAAAGTATGGTAGAGATATCCGACAATGGCCGAGGCATTCCGGTAGATAAGCACAAAGCAACGGGATTGTCCGCCCTGGAAACCGTCCTGACCAAACTTCATGCCGGCGGAAAATTCGGCGAAAACGGCGGCTACAAGGTTTCCGGCGGCCTTCATGGGGTCGGCGTTTCTGTAGTTAACGCTTTGAGCGAATATTTGAAAGCCGAAGTCCATAGGGACGGAAAAATTTGGGTTCAGGAGTATAAACGGGGCAAACCTTTAAAAAAGGTAAAGCCCGCCGGCGCGAGCAAGAAAACCGGAACCATCATAACTTTTAAACCGGACACAACGATTTTTACAGAATTGGAATTTAATTGGGGCAAGGTTCTTGATCGCCTGCGCCAGCAAGCCTACCTGACCAAAGGCATTACCATCCGAGTTTCAGACCGCCGGTCAGGACATCGGGAAAAGGACTATAAATTCCATTTTGAAGGCGGAATTAAATCTTACATAAAGGCCTTGAATCGCGGCGAAACCGTAAAAAATGAAACAATTTTTTACGTGGAAAAAGAAATAAACAATTCAAAAGTTGAAGTCGCCCTGCAATACAACGACCAATTTAATGAAACAGTCATGTCTTTTGCCAATAATATAAACAATCCCGAAGGCGGAACCCACTTAGTCGGCTTCAGAACCGCTCTAACCAGAACCCTTAACTCTTACGCCCGCAACCATAATCTCCTCAAAGAAAAGGAAGAAAATTTAACCGGCGATGATGTCAGGGAGGGTTTAACCGCGATCGTGAGCGTAAAACTTACCGACCCGCAGTTTGAAGGCCAAACCAAGAGCAAATTAGGCAATGCGGAAATGAAAACTTATGTTGAGCAGGTTTTCGGCGACTCTTTTATGATTTTTTTGGAAGAGCACCCGAAAGAAGCCGAAGCTATAATCGGCAAATGCGTCCTGTCCGCGCAGGCCCGCATTGCCGCCCGCACGGCCCGCGCTTCAATCCTGCGAAAAGGAGCTTTGGACGGCATGACTCTGCCCGGAAAATTGTCTGACTGCTCAAGCCGCCATCCGGAAGAATGTGAACTGTATATCGTGGAGGGAGATTCGGCCGGAGGCTCTGCCAAACAAGGCCGGGACCGAAAATTTCAGGCGATTTTGCCGCTAAGGGGAAAAATTTTAAATGTGGAAAGAGCCCGGCTGGATAAAATGTTGGCCAATAATGAAATCAAAAATCTGGTAATCGCCTTAGGCACGAATATTGACGAGCAATTTGATTTGGCAAAATTGCGCTACCACCGGGTTATAATCATGACTGACGCCGACGTTGACGGCGCCCATATCAGGACTCTGCTTCTGACCCTTTTTTTCAGGCATTTTGCCCCCCTGGTCACCAACGGAAATCTCTACATCGCCCAACCTCCGCTTTACCAAGTTAAAAAAGGAACAGCGATAAAATACGCTTACAGCGACGAGGAAAAAGAAAGAATTGTAAAAGATCTTGGCGGAGAAGTGATAGAAGTTGAGGAAAAAGAGGCTGAAGAAAACGAAGAAGCCGAAAATATTGAAGAAAAAGAAGAGGTAAAGAAAAAAACCGCTAACCGGATTACTATCCAACGCTACAAAGGTTTGGGAGAAATGAACCCGGTTCAGCTTTGGGAAACAACAATGAATCCCGAGCAAAGGATCATAAAACAAGTAACCGTTGAAGACGCGGCCGCGGCTGATAAAATTTTTGATATGCTCATGGGCGACGATGTCGCCCCGCGCAAGCATTTTATCCAGACACACGCCAAGAAGGTGGAAAATCTTGATATTTAA
- a CDS encoding divergent PAP2 family protein, which produces MYNILLLPILSGLIAQTLKFFFKANGEKFSFKNVFAYAGMPSGHSAIVVSLATIILLDLGLSSPLFAVSFFLAVIVIRDATGIRRYLGQHGQTLNVLVKDLGEDQMLDKSYPRLLEKIGHTPAQVIVGSLIGFLVSLFGYLFF; this is translated from the coding sequence ATGTATAATATCTTACTCCTCCCCATCCTCTCCGGCCTGATTGCCCAAACTTTAAAATTTTTCTTTAAGGCTAACGGCGAAAAATTTAGCTTTAAAAATGTTTTCGCCTACGCCGGCATGCCCTCTGGCCATAGCGCCATTGTCGTTTCCCTGGCCACGATTATTCTCTTGGATTTAGGGCTTTCCTCTCCCCTTTTCGCTGTTAGTTTCTTCTTGGCGGTTATTGTTATCCGCGACGCCACCGGCATTCGCCGCTACCTGGGCCAGCATGGCCAAACCCTTAATGTTTTGGTCAAAGATTTGGGCGAAGACCAAATGCTTGATAAGAGCTACCCTCGCCTTCTGGAAAAAATCGGGCATACGCCAGCCCAAGTAATAGTCGGCAGTTTAATCGGATTCTTGGTAAGTTTATTCGGTTATCTTTTTTTCTAA
- a CDS encoding T9SS type A sorting domain-containing protein, whose protein sequence is MKKFMVVALAVIIFGVVPSFASFASEFGGTTYIQDNYAIALNVLGEDGEIAELEFWFNAFGDILQGAEAFKVTFTVYEKTGHESVVRMPGEYLVGENFGFFPDPHDGNRSIWCILGQGKESRIGWTIMSNYNSDNPKPSVMKVVVNNIQAKKDREWSTLYYGAEMYFNFTTVKPDDLNFNGVPFELEDVYILYTMFFEIRADNIYYSQEDLNILCDIDKNGVFEAADLDWAVKVFLAASQKFAGKTVPLSWEEQLLSKYPGEVESVRAFIGMLREKMGIRTSVGELAPMSFFLGQNYPNPFNPSTTIPFTLAESRNITLGVYTLSGQKVDTIVNAWMPAGSHSVVWKPNSAVASGVYFIRLQAGQQSSTKRILFTK, encoded by the coding sequence CCGAATTTGGGGGGACCACCTATATTCAGGACAATTACGCAATAGCTCTCAATGTTCTCGGCGAAGACGGGGAAATTGCAGAGCTGGAATTTTGGTTCAATGCCTTCGGAGATATTCTTCAGGGGGCGGAAGCTTTTAAGGTAACATTCACGGTCTACGAAAAGACGGGGCATGAATCCGTTGTTCGTATGCCGGGCGAATATCTGGTGGGGGAAAATTTCGGATTTTTTCCTGATCCGCACGATGGCAATAGGAGTATCTGGTGTATCCTGGGCCAGGGCAAAGAATCAAGGATAGGTTGGACAATCATGTCCAATTACAATTCCGATAACCCCAAGCCTTCAGTGATGAAGGTCGTGGTTAATAACATCCAGGCGAAAAAAGACCGGGAATGGTCTACTTTATATTACGGCGCGGAGATGTATTTTAACTTCACCACCGTAAAGCCGGATGACCTCAATTTTAACGGAGTGCCCTTTGAATTAGAGGATGTGTATATCCTCTATACAATGTTTTTTGAGATAAGGGCAGACAACATCTATTATTCCCAGGAGGATTTGAATATCCTGTGCGATATTGATAAAAACGGGGTATTCGAAGCGGCCGATCTTGACTGGGCCGTTAAAGTCTTTTTGGCGGCATCCCAGAAATTCGCGGGAAAAACGGTTCCTCTTTCCTGGGAAGAGCAACTTTTAAGCAAATATCCCGGCGAAGTTGAATCAGTAAGAGCTTTCATCGGAATGCTTAGAGAAAAAATGGGCATCCGAACGTCGGTTGGAGAATTGGCGCCAATGTCATTTTTTCTCGGTCAGAACTACCCCAACCCCTTCAACCCTTCCACGACAATTCCCTTCACTCTGGCGGAATCGAGAAACATAACACTCGGGGTCTACACGTTATCCGGCCAGAAGGTCGACACTATTGTCAACGCCTGGATGCCAGCCGGGTCTCATTCGGTCGTGTGGAAACCTAATTCGGCTGTTGCCAGCGGCGTATATTTCATACGTTTACAGGCAGGCCAACAGAGTTCAACCAAGCGGATTTTATTCACGAAGTAA